From a single Oceaniferula flava genomic region:
- the secD gene encoding protein translocase subunit SecD encodes MLASLFSDDRLLVFLAGLGLLALFFWYFATDFERKKRNIGTIIVALIAVFSMLAIVPKEKWMDVITGKTPIAEASNLKGGIDLVGGSSFTLRVQPSKDTNGEPIPLSSNSVQQAIKTVEDRLNAFGTSDLLIIAQGEDRILVQMPGVSPQAAEEVRITLEQIAKLELKTVHPESRILADRVAADPENEIVPGYELKVLRDTDEDGKATAENILVSRRASLDGSYVVHAQELYGPYEGKLSVELNSDGATKMFDLTKQMRHGQDRLAIVLDGEVLSAPVVQSSLGKNFEISGMENAAEAKSLAAALLNPLKNPLLVEEQRAVSATLGKETVHQGIFAGIAGLGLTLIFVLIYYRFAGMIALIGLAFNIIVLFGTMAMFGFTFTLPGIAGIILTIGVAVDANVLIYERLREELAAGKSIKAAISAAYDKAFSAIFDANITTLITALILFWRASGTVKGFAVTLTIGILASMLAALLCTRVLFWWFSDKEKIKKLNFMNLIPNRAFDFLGQRKLAFSVSAVLLLASISTLGIKNDNALGIDFAGGAQLTFQFEGDVMIDQTAAHDVIESLTLSKTASSFEETNSAGNHLLTVRCAVEDVPVIEEGLRKSFPVLQEQVPALDNNGQPKLDGANEPVLEYKWQTNVETVSASLGKEFLTTAVWALLIGLIAIMIYITVRFEFSFALGAFAALIHDIIICLGFVVLSGEELSLIHVGAFLTIAGYSINDTIVVFDRIREDLRVKRGDVKEVMNNAITSTLSRTVLTSITTFVAVLVLFIFGGTALRDFSFTIMMGVVIGTYSSIFIASPIVYMWSKLRGINLRRELLDANLEAEVNPAKS; translated from the coding sequence ATGCTAGCCTCTCTCTTTAGTGACGACCGCCTACTGGTCTTTCTCGCAGGCCTTGGACTCCTTGCCCTGTTCTTCTGGTATTTCGCCACAGATTTCGAGCGGAAGAAACGCAACATCGGCACCATCATTGTGGCCCTGATCGCGGTCTTCAGCATGCTCGCCATTGTTCCCAAGGAAAAATGGATGGACGTGATCACCGGAAAAACTCCGATCGCCGAAGCTTCCAACCTCAAGGGCGGCATCGACCTCGTGGGTGGTTCCTCGTTCACCCTCCGCGTGCAACCCAGCAAGGACACCAATGGTGAGCCCATCCCCCTGAGCTCCAACTCCGTGCAGCAAGCTATCAAGACGGTGGAAGACCGCTTGAACGCATTCGGCACCAGCGACCTCTTGATCATCGCCCAAGGTGAAGACCGTATTCTGGTGCAAATGCCCGGCGTCTCCCCGCAGGCAGCCGAAGAGGTTCGTATTACTCTTGAACAAATCGCCAAGCTCGAACTCAAGACCGTGCACCCCGAAAGCCGTATTTTGGCTGACCGTGTGGCTGCCGACCCTGAAAATGAGATCGTCCCCGGCTACGAGCTGAAAGTCCTCCGCGACACTGACGAAGACGGTAAAGCCACGGCGGAAAACATCCTCGTCAGCCGCCGCGCCTCGCTCGACGGCTCCTACGTGGTCCACGCCCAGGAACTTTACGGCCCTTACGAAGGCAAACTCTCTGTTGAACTCAACAGCGACGGTGCCACCAAGATGTTTGACCTCACCAAGCAAATGCGCCACGGCCAAGACCGCCTAGCGATCGTGCTCGACGGTGAAGTGCTCAGCGCCCCCGTGGTGCAGTCGTCACTCGGCAAGAACTTCGAAATCTCCGGCATGGAAAATGCCGCCGAGGCCAAATCACTGGCCGCAGCCCTGCTGAACCCCTTGAAAAACCCACTGCTGGTGGAAGAGCAACGCGCCGTTTCCGCTACCCTCGGCAAGGAAACCGTGCATCAGGGAATCTTTGCCGGTATCGCCGGTCTGGGACTGACACTCATCTTTGTGCTGATCTACTACCGTTTCGCGGGGATGATCGCTCTCATCGGCCTGGCCTTCAACATCATCGTGCTGTTCGGCACCATGGCCATGTTCGGCTTCACCTTCACCCTCCCCGGTATCGCCGGGATCATCCTCACCATCGGTGTTGCCGTGGATGCCAACGTGCTGATCTACGAACGTCTCCGTGAGGAATTGGCCGCAGGAAAGTCCATCAAAGCCGCTATTTCCGCCGCTTACGATAAGGCCTTCTCCGCCATCTTCGATGCCAACATCACCACCCTGATCACCGCGCTCATCCTGTTCTGGCGTGCCAGCGGCACCGTCAAAGGTTTCGCCGTGACACTGACCATCGGGATTCTCGCCTCCATGCTCGCCGCCCTACTCTGCACTCGCGTGCTGTTCTGGTGGTTCTCTGACAAGGAGAAGATCAAGAAGCTGAACTTCATGAACCTGATCCCAAACCGCGCCTTCGACTTCTTGGGTCAGCGCAAACTGGCATTCAGCGTCTCGGCTGTGCTCCTTCTCGCCAGTATTTCCACTCTGGGGATCAAAAACGACAACGCTCTCGGCATCGACTTCGCCGGTGGCGCCCAGCTGACCTTCCAGTTTGAAGGTGATGTGATGATCGACCAAACAGCGGCCCACGACGTGATCGAGTCGCTCACCCTTTCCAAAACCGCGAGCTCGTTCGAGGAAACCAACTCCGCCGGCAATCACCTGCTGACCGTGCGTTGCGCCGTGGAAGATGTTCCCGTCATCGAGGAAGGTCTGCGCAAGAGCTTCCCTGTGCTGCAAGAGCAAGTGCCCGCCTTGGACAACAACGGTCAACCCAAACTGGACGGCGCCAACGAGCCCGTGCTGGAATACAAGTGGCAGACCAATGTGGAGACCGTGAGCGCCTCGCTCGGTAAGGAATTCCTCACCACCGCGGTGTGGGCCCTGCTGATCGGCCTGATCGCCATCATGATCTACATCACCGTGCGTTTCGAATTCTCCTTCGCACTCGGTGCCTTCGCAGCCTTGATTCACGATATCATCATCTGTCTCGGTTTTGTGGTGCTCAGCGGCGAAGAGCTCTCGCTGATCCACGTCGGCGCCTTCCTGACCATCGCCGGTTACTCCATCAATGATACCATCGTGGTGTTTGACCGCATCCGTGAGGACCTCCGGGTCAAACGTGGTGATGTCAAGGAGGTGATGAACAACGCCATCACCAGCACCCTGTCACGGACCGTGCTGACATCGATCACGACCTTCGTGGCCGTGCTCGTGCTGTTCATCTTCGGCGGAACTGCCCTGCGCGACTTCTCCTTCACCATCATGATGGGTGTTGTGATCGGAACTTACTCCTCGATCTTCATCGCTTCCCCCATCGTTTACATGTGGAGCAAACTGCGCGGCATCAACCTCCGTCGCGAGCTTCTCGATGCCAATCTCGAAGCCGAAGTAAACCCTGCGAAGAGCTAA
- the yajC gene encoding preprotein translocase subunit YajC: MNNTILILAADTNSGGLFGSPIIMMLLMFVIFWVVLIRPQQKQRKALAAKQAGLKKGDKVVTIGGMHASVNAVSEKTVSLKLSEGIFVKYDKSAIATVLTAKADAEAKTEEKK, encoded by the coding sequence ATGAATAACACCATCCTCATCCTCGCCGCCGATACTAACTCCGGCGGACTCTTCGGCAGCCCCATCATCATGATGCTGCTTATGTTCGTCATCTTCTGGGTCGTCCTGATTCGCCCTCAACAGAAGCAACGCAAAGCCCTCGCCGCCAAACAAGCCGGCCTGAAAAAAGGCGACAAGGTCGTCACCATCGGCGGCATGCACGCATCTGTGAACGCCGTCAGCGAGAAAACAGTCAGCCTGAAACTCTCCGAAGGCATTTTCGTGAAATACGACAAATCCGCCATCGCCACCGTGCTCACCGCCAAGGCTGACGCGGAAGCGAAGACCGAGGAGAAAAAGTAA
- the tgt gene encoding tRNA guanosine(34) transglycosylase Tgt, with the protein MSFTLHHTCPDTSARTGTLKTAHGDIQTPIFMPVGTQGMVKTLSPDELIDIVGAEIILGNTYHLNLRPGLEVIRQMGGLHKFSTWEKPILTDSGGFQVWSLAKLRKITEEGVSFANHIDGSRTMLSPEASMEIQATLGSDIAMLFDECPPYPCEEKYAANSLALTTRWARRCKEWHQENASKHVPWQLKPEGANLQHDLPQQIFGIVQGSIYSDLREQSAKELVEIGFDGYAVGGISVGEPEHEMLRAIENAVPFLPEDKPRYAMGLGTPPQMLEMIARGVDMFDCVMPTRVARHGLAFTLDGPLHIKNKEFEFDAAPLDETTHPALQKYSRSFIRHLFRAKEMLALRLLSLHNLHFFLRLMQQSREHIEAGTFVEFKTQFTKRYLNQS; encoded by the coding sequence ATGTCGTTTACACTCCACCACACCTGCCCTGACACCTCGGCACGCACCGGCACACTCAAGACCGCGCACGGCGATATTCAGACCCCTATTTTCATGCCTGTGGGAACCCAGGGCATGGTGAAAACTCTGTCGCCCGATGAACTGATCGATATCGTCGGCGCTGAGATTATTTTGGGCAATACCTACCACCTGAACTTGCGCCCCGGCCTGGAGGTGATCCGCCAGATGGGCGGACTGCACAAGTTCAGCACCTGGGAGAAACCCATCCTGACCGATTCCGGAGGATTCCAAGTCTGGTCACTGGCCAAACTACGCAAGATCACCGAGGAAGGTGTCAGCTTTGCCAACCACATCGATGGCTCACGCACCATGCTCAGCCCCGAGGCCAGCATGGAAATCCAGGCCACCTTAGGCAGCGACATCGCCATGCTCTTCGATGAGTGCCCGCCATACCCCTGTGAGGAGAAATACGCGGCTAACTCCCTGGCCCTAACCACGCGCTGGGCACGCCGCTGCAAGGAATGGCACCAGGAAAATGCCTCCAAACACGTGCCGTGGCAGCTCAAACCTGAGGGCGCCAACCTGCAGCACGATCTACCGCAGCAAATCTTCGGCATCGTTCAGGGCTCGATCTACTCCGACCTCCGTGAACAATCGGCTAAGGAGCTGGTGGAGATCGGTTTCGATGGCTACGCCGTCGGTGGCATCTCCGTGGGAGAGCCGGAACACGAAATGCTCCGCGCCATCGAAAATGCGGTGCCCTTTTTGCCCGAAGACAAGCCGCGCTACGCCATGGGCCTAGGCACGCCGCCGCAGATGCTCGAGATGATTGCCCGCGGGGTGGATATGTTCGATTGCGTGATGCCGACCCGTGTCGCGCGCCACGGCCTCGCCTTCACCCTCGACGGCCCACTGCACATTAAAAATAAAGAATTTGAGTTCGATGCCGCACCGCTGGATGAGACCACCCACCCGGCGCTGCAGAAATACTCGCGCTCCTTCATCCGCCACCTTTTCCGAGCCAAGGAAATGCTCGCTTTAAGGTTGCTTTCCCTGCACAATCTGCATTTCTTCCTGCGCCTCATGCAACAGTCGCGTGAGCACATTGAAGCCGGCACTTTTGTCGAGTTCAAAACCCAATTTACCAAGCGCTACCTCAACCAATCCTAA
- a CDS encoding endonuclease/exonuclease/phosphatase family protein, which yields MRRWPPRLLIIASFGLHVFTAACYTRQPDMMAAFTVYPLWMWGLIGLALTATAYVFWRAPLSLVMTIIWSLTMLFFSDESLPLARIGQEAPKPGPAEEFMGQDTLRVCTLNWGGKKHNRQEVAAQAERVASYHPDILLLQEVHPWQAKMIADALYAHGGDYRTSSNSAIITRWKVHLGIHNPMPHSQHITLKLPSGRMIDCANFHLRSANTDMRLWRRSCWKSHALNRQLQRREVFYSLSLLKHNTPYPTRPVIAAGDFNAPATDPLHDLLRKDFIDSFATVGTGWGNTWHRRIPLHRIDYIYSSPLLRPVRSHTVIVPASDHRMLVSDFILMP from the coding sequence ATGCGCCGCTGGCCTCCACGACTACTGATCATCGCATCTTTCGGGCTGCATGTTTTCACCGCCGCCTGCTACACGCGGCAGCCGGACATGATGGCGGCATTCACCGTCTACCCCTTATGGATGTGGGGACTGATCGGGCTGGCACTGACCGCTACGGCGTACGTCTTCTGGCGGGCGCCGCTTTCGCTGGTGATGACCATCATCTGGTCGCTCACCATGCTGTTTTTCTCCGATGAATCCCTGCCGCTGGCACGCATCGGTCAAGAAGCCCCGAAGCCGGGTCCGGCGGAAGAGTTCATGGGACAGGACACCCTCCGTGTTTGCACCCTGAACTGGGGTGGAAAAAAACACAACCGGCAAGAGGTCGCCGCCCAAGCCGAGCGCGTGGCCTCCTACCATCCGGACATCCTCCTGCTGCAGGAAGTTCACCCCTGGCAGGCCAAAATGATCGCCGATGCGCTCTATGCCCATGGTGGCGATTACCGCACCAGCTCGAACTCCGCGATCATCACCCGCTGGAAAGTCCACCTCGGCATCCACAACCCCATGCCACACAGCCAGCACATCACCCTGAAACTCCCCTCGGGACGGATGATCGACTGCGCCAATTTCCACCTTCGCTCCGCCAACACCGACATGCGCCTCTGGCGTCGCAGCTGTTGGAAATCGCACGCGCTGAACCGCCAACTCCAGCGCCGCGAGGTCTTTTACAGCCTGTCCTTACTCAAGCACAACACGCCCTACCCTACGCGCCCCGTCATCGCGGCCGGCGATTTTAACGCACCGGCCACCGATCCTCTGCACGATCTGCTGCGCAAGGACTTCATCGATTCCTTCGCCACCGTAGGCACTGGCTGGGGCAACACCTGGCACCGCCGCATCCCACTGCACCGGATCGATTACATCTACAGCTCTCCCCTGCTTCGTCCCGTGCGCTCGCACACGGTCATCGTTCCCGCCTCGGACCACCGAATGTTAGTCAGCGATTTCATCCTGATGCCCTAG
- a CDS encoding YbaB/EbfC family nucleoid-associated protein has translation MDIQKLMKQAQEMQAGMQKTQEELAAKTVEATVGGGKVTVVATGAGDIQSISIDPSVVDPEDVEFLEQLVLSGVQEAAAKGKDMAAKEMGKLTGGMGLPGM, from the coding sequence ATGGATATTCAAAAACTCATGAAGCAAGCCCAGGAAATGCAAGCCGGGATGCAGAAAACTCAGGAAGAACTCGCAGCCAAAACCGTTGAAGCCACCGTTGGCGGAGGCAAGGTCACCGTGGTGGCCACTGGCGCTGGCGATATTCAATCGATCTCCATCGACCCCTCCGTTGTGGACCCCGAAGACGTGGAATTCCTCGAGCAATTGGTGCTCTCTGGCGTTCAGGAAGCCGCAGCCAAAGGAAAAGACATGGCTGCCAAAGAAATGGGCAAACTCACTGGCGGCATGGGCCTTCCGGGAATGTGA
- the dnaX gene encoding DNA polymerase III subunit gamma/tau, translating into MSYQVFARKYRPKTFADVLGQDHVVSTLRNAIERDRLAHAWLFVGPRGTGKTSTARILAKALNCPEGPSIDFDPDSDICQEIAEGRSLDVLEIDGASNNGVEQVRELRENVQFAPSQGKFKIYYIDEVHMLSTAAFNALLKTLEEPPEHVKFIFATTEPNKILPTIISRCQRFDLRPIPTETIAKHLQFIASEEGVSLDDPAAWAIAKGADGGMRDAQSMLDQLVAFCGDTITEQNVLEIFGFTSRETVAALASHLLQKDNAGALELIHQQAESGKELTQLLGELIGCLRALLVNRLDPNAGNEGFPVAVWEALSEVATKTPTDRLLALIDVLADTEGRMKWASNKRLHFEIGLIKAIQSLNDARISDVIKALAGAGTIEASSESVAPKEAPAPAAAETHFPETPKTPEPPEPEPEPAPEFKTPAAQEPAPSPEPTADPQPEPAPAPTPAPEPAADSTPPWEEPKQEPKPAASEKLGFDALIDAADDGPAAAIPQAGPSLNPEPRAEEKSEPEAEQKDEELPAEDTFYQDPLIQKALEVFEGTLKS; encoded by the coding sequence GTGAGCTACCAGGTTTTTGCCAGAAAATATCGCCCGAAAACGTTTGCCGACGTCCTCGGCCAGGATCACGTGGTTTCGACACTGCGGAATGCCATCGAGCGCGACCGACTCGCTCATGCCTGGTTGTTTGTGGGCCCACGCGGCACCGGCAAGACCTCGACCGCCCGAATTCTCGCCAAGGCACTCAACTGCCCCGAGGGCCCGAGCATTGATTTCGACCCCGACTCCGACATTTGCCAGGAAATTGCCGAAGGTCGTTCACTCGATGTCCTCGAGATTGATGGTGCCTCGAACAATGGCGTCGAACAGGTTCGCGAACTGCGTGAGAACGTCCAGTTTGCGCCCTCGCAGGGGAAATTCAAAATCTATTACATCGATGAGGTTCACATGCTGAGCACAGCCGCCTTCAACGCCCTGCTGAAAACACTGGAGGAACCGCCGGAGCACGTGAAGTTCATCTTCGCCACCACCGAGCCAAACAAGATCCTGCCCACCATCATTTCCCGTTGTCAGCGCTTTGACCTGCGCCCGATCCCCACGGAAACCATCGCCAAGCACCTGCAGTTCATCGCCTCCGAGGAAGGGGTGTCGCTGGACGATCCGGCGGCTTGGGCGATCGCCAAAGGGGCCGACGGCGGCATGCGTGACGCCCAATCGATGCTCGACCAGCTGGTCGCCTTCTGTGGCGACACCATCACCGAGCAGAACGTGCTGGAAATTTTCGGTTTCACCTCTCGGGAAACCGTCGCCGCCCTCGCCAGCCATCTCTTGCAAAAAGACAATGCCGGTGCTCTGGAGCTGATTCACCAGCAGGCGGAGTCGGGTAAAGAACTCACCCAGCTGCTGGGCGAGCTGATTGGCTGCTTACGCGCCTTGCTCGTCAACCGTCTCGACCCCAATGCCGGCAACGAAGGGTTCCCCGTCGCCGTTTGGGAAGCACTCAGCGAGGTGGCAACCAAGACACCCACGGATCGACTGCTGGCACTGATCGACGTCCTCGCAGACACCGAAGGTCGGATGAAATGGGCGTCGAACAAACGCCTCCATTTTGAGATTGGCCTGATCAAAGCCATCCAATCGCTCAACGATGCCCGCATCAGCGACGTGATCAAAGCGCTCGCCGGAGCAGGAACCATCGAAGCCTCCAGCGAGTCAGTCGCACCCAAGGAAGCCCCTGCGCCCGCTGCCGCGGAAACCCATTTCCCCGAGACACCCAAAACCCCGGAACCTCCGGAACCCGAGCCAGAACCAGCACCGGAATTCAAAACCCCAGCCGCCCAGGAGCCAGCACCGAGCCCAGAGCCAACAGCGGATCCTCAACCCGAACCGGCTCCGGCGCCAACACCCGCCCCAGAACCGGCTGCCGACTCCACCCCACCGTGGGAAGAGCCGAAACAAGAGCCCAAACCTGCCGCCTCGGAAAAACTTGGCTTTGACGCCCTGATCGACGCCGCCGATGACGGCCCGGCCGCCGCCATTCCCCAAGCTGGCCCATCCCTCAACCCAGAGCCCAGAGCGGAGGAAAAATCCGAACCGGAAGCCGAGCAAAAAGATGAAGAGCTCCCGGCAGAAGACACCTTCTATCAGGACCCCTTAATCCAAAAAGCCCTCGAAGTTTTCGAAGGAACACTGAAGTCTTAA
- a CDS encoding GAF domain-containing protein, translating to MPNLPSTETKEKRYREAYEKITSMLEGESDEVARMASVSSILAGTFGHFYWTGFYRMVDGGLVVGPYQGTPGCLRIALDRGVCGASASQKQTIIVPDTHAFPGHIACDARSLSEIVVPVFDPERKLIAVLDVDCDQLEAFDDQDQQGLERIVRAVFAEAE from the coding sequence ATGCCCAATTTGCCCAGCACCGAAACCAAGGAGAAACGCTACCGTGAAGCCTATGAGAAAATCACCAGCATGCTTGAGGGTGAATCAGATGAGGTCGCTCGCATGGCCTCGGTGAGCTCGATTCTGGCTGGAACCTTCGGGCATTTTTACTGGACCGGCTTCTATCGGATGGTCGATGGAGGGCTGGTGGTGGGTCCCTATCAGGGCACACCCGGCTGCCTGCGCATCGCTCTCGATCGCGGCGTCTGCGGTGCCTCGGCTTCGCAAAAGCAAACCATCATCGTGCCGGATACCCATGCGTTTCCAGGTCACATCGCCTGCGATGCACGCTCGCTGAGTGAGATTGTGGTGCCGGTGTTCGATCCCGAAAGGAAGTTGATCGCGGTGTTGGATGTTGATTGTGACCAGTTGGAGGCCTTTGACGATCAGGACCAACAGGGGCTCGAGCGCATTGTGCGGGCGGTGTTTGCTGAGGCCGAGTAG
- a CDS encoding UTP--glucose-1-phosphate uridylyltransferase, translating into MSDFTLFREKMTAANVSEAAIRAFENNYQALLRKESGMIAEDDIKPAEGVPELDSVTKDGEAFDPALLAQTVVIKLNGGLGTSMGLQKAKSLLPVKGDTTFLDIIANQVLHLRETTGAKVRFLLMDSFSTSEDTMEHMEAYADQDLSGAENIELMQNQVPKIDAETLEPVEWPKNPSMEWCPPGHGDLYAALAGSGWLDKLLADGVKYAFVSNSDNLGAVLDAGLLRYFAESDQPFLMEATRRTGADKKGGHLAVRKADDQMLLREVAQTAEEDLGDFQNIDRHQFFNTNSLWIRLDILKELLDQANGVLPLPMIQNKKTVDPRDKTSTPVYQLEIAMGAAIESFPGSGAVCVPRSRFAPVKTTSDLFALRSDAYEQTPDGRIALLASRQGKPPVIDLSDEYKMVDSLEGLGMPSLIQAEKLTVSGPVRFADGVTIIGKVEFINDTGETKWVAGGTYKDEKVEL; encoded by the coding sequence ATGAGTGATTTTACCCTGTTCCGTGAAAAAATGACGGCCGCCAATGTGAGCGAGGCTGCCATTCGAGCTTTCGAAAACAACTACCAAGCCCTGCTACGCAAAGAAAGTGGCATGATTGCTGAGGATGATATTAAACCCGCCGAGGGCGTGCCTGAGCTGGACTCGGTGACCAAGGATGGCGAGGCGTTCGATCCCGCGCTGTTAGCTCAAACCGTGGTGATCAAGCTCAATGGAGGGCTGGGCACCAGCATGGGACTGCAGAAGGCCAAAAGCCTGCTGCCGGTCAAGGGGGATACCACCTTCCTCGATATCATTGCCAACCAGGTGCTGCACCTGCGTGAAACCACCGGGGCGAAGGTTCGCTTTTTGTTGATGGATAGCTTCAGCACCTCCGAGGACACAATGGAGCATATGGAAGCTTATGCCGACCAAGATCTCTCCGGCGCGGAAAACATCGAGCTGATGCAGAACCAGGTGCCGAAAATCGACGCTGAAACGCTGGAGCCTGTCGAGTGGCCGAAAAACCCATCGATGGAGTGGTGCCCGCCAGGTCATGGCGACCTCTACGCTGCACTTGCCGGCAGTGGTTGGTTGGACAAACTCTTGGCTGACGGGGTGAAATACGCCTTTGTCTCGAACTCCGATAACCTCGGCGCCGTGCTCGACGCCGGCTTACTGCGTTATTTCGCCGAAAGTGATCAGCCGTTTCTGATGGAAGCCACTCGCCGCACGGGGGCGGATAAAAAAGGTGGCCACCTCGCCGTGCGCAAGGCTGACGATCAAATGCTGCTGCGAGAAGTCGCGCAGACCGCTGAGGAAGATCTCGGCGATTTTCAAAATATCGATCGCCACCAGTTCTTCAATACCAACAGCCTGTGGATCCGACTCGATATTCTCAAGGAATTGTTGGACCAGGCGAATGGTGTGCTGCCGCTGCCGATGATCCAGAATAAGAAGACAGTCGATCCCCGCGATAAAACTTCCACTCCTGTCTATCAGTTGGAAATTGCCATGGGTGCGGCGATTGAGTCCTTCCCTGGTTCGGGGGCTGTTTGTGTGCCTCGCTCGCGCTTTGCTCCGGTGAAGACCACATCGGACCTCTTTGCGCTCCGCTCGGATGCCTACGAACAAACACCGGACGGTAGGATCGCGCTGTTAGCTTCCCGCCAAGGAAAACCACCGGTCATCGATCTCAGCGATGAATATAAGATGGTGGACAGTCTTGAGGGTCTGGGGATGCCGTCACTGATTCAGGCTGAAAAACTCACGGTGTCAGGTCCTGTGCGCTTTGCGGATGGGGTGACCATCATTGGCAAAGTGGAGTTCATAAACGACACGGGGGAGACCAAATGGGTCGCTGGAGGCACCTACAAGGATGAAAAAGTAGAACTTTGA
- a CDS encoding HAD family hydrolase, with protein MTSFDTLDIPDSGYDAVIFDLDGTLVDSMPAHFKAWCGALAKHGAGSVFPEDVFYAMGGRPTKDIVRELNGECGLKLDPEMVAIDKRSAFLDSLDEVEINEEVVAFARSLRGKMPMAIATGGTRLVVEKTLQSTGLSDLFDEVVTANDVKCGKPAPDIFLEAASRLEIAPERCLVLEDAPAGIMGAQSAGMEVVCVPAPVRIS; from the coding sequence ATGACGAGCTTTGATACTCTAGATATTCCTGATAGTGGCTATGATGCCGTAATCTTTGACCTCGACGGCACGCTGGTAGATTCCATGCCGGCTCACTTCAAAGCTTGGTGCGGCGCTCTGGCGAAACACGGAGCTGGGAGTGTGTTTCCGGAGGATGTGTTCTACGCCATGGGCGGTCGTCCTACCAAGGATATCGTGAGAGAGCTGAATGGTGAGTGTGGATTGAAATTGGACCCCGAAATGGTGGCCATCGATAAACGCTCGGCATTTCTCGATAGCCTCGATGAGGTTGAAATCAACGAGGAGGTCGTTGCATTCGCTCGCAGCCTGCGTGGGAAAATGCCGATGGCGATCGCAACCGGCGGCACCCGCTTGGTGGTCGAGAAGACCTTGCAGTCCACTGGCCTCAGCGATCTGTTTGATGAGGTGGTGACCGCCAACGATGTCAAATGTGGCAAGCCGGCTCCGGACATTTTCCTGGAAGCGGCATCGCGCTTGGAGATTGCTCCCGAGCGTTGTCTGGTGCTCGAAGATGCACCCGCAGGAATCATGGGAGCGCAATCAGCCGGCATGGAGGTCGTCTGCGTGCCAGCCCCCGTGAGGATTTCTTAA
- the ispE gene encoding 4-(cytidine 5'-diphospho)-2-C-methyl-D-erythritol kinase, with amino-acid sequence MTWTAPAKVNLYLKVLGRRVDGFHDLESLMAPLSLADHLHFEKADAFELCCDSPGVPTDESNLVSKAVRIFQRVTGKDCHWRIRLEKNVPHGAGLGGGSSDAATALLALNELEQAGLSEEKLASMAAEIGSDIPFFIYQKICKIEGRGEVVRPVREDEVPGLLGTKILLLKPSFVVSTPDAYKHCMTATELPDVDYAPTPMPWGSMINDLERPVFRKYLFLAELKMWLRKQPEVETSMMSGSGSTMMAILADASQSDAVIRHAREELDPTLWAQLVTVC; translated from the coding sequence ATGACCTGGACCGCTCCTGCCAAGGTAAACCTTTACCTCAAGGTGCTCGGTCGGCGTGTCGATGGCTTTCATGATCTCGAGAGCCTGATGGCGCCGCTCAGTCTGGCGGATCATCTGCATTTTGAAAAAGCGGATGCCTTCGAGCTCTGCTGTGATTCCCCGGGGGTGCCCACCGATGAGAGCAATCTCGTTTCCAAAGCGGTTAGAATTTTTCAACGCGTCACCGGCAAAGATTGTCATTGGCGGATTCGCTTGGAAAAAAATGTGCCACACGGTGCCGGTCTCGGCGGAGGCAGTAGCGATGCCGCCACCGCCTTATTGGCGCTGAACGAGCTGGAGCAAGCTGGCTTGTCCGAGGAAAAACTGGCGTCGATGGCGGCTGAAATTGGTTCGGATATCCCATTTTTTATCTACCAGAAAATCTGCAAGATTGAAGGGCGGGGAGAGGTAGTTCGGCCTGTTCGCGAGGATGAAGTTCCCGGCTTGTTAGGCACGAAGATACTCTTGCTGAAGCCGAGCTTTGTGGTCTCGACGCCCGATGCTTATAAACATTGCATGACGGCCACCGAGTTGCCGGATGTGGATTACGCCCCGACGCCGATGCCTTGGGGATCGATGATCAACGACCTCGAGCGGCCGGTGTTTAGGAAATACCTCTTTCTCGCCGAACTGAAGATGTGGCTGCGGAAGCAGCCGGAGGTGGAGACCTCGATGATGAGTGGCTCAGGCTCGACCATGATGGCGATCTTGGCCGACGCCAGCCAGAGCGATGCCGTGATCCGCCATGCGAGAGAAGAGCTAGACCCGACGCTTTGGGCGCAATTGGTTACTGTCTGTTAG